The Balneola sp. MJW-20 genome window below encodes:
- the rho gene encoding transcription termination factor Rho: protein MARNRKNYKKGGRNKGRNNKNKRSNKGGNVFIPKYNWNSNQGIAGRYAGVLEINSKGWGFIRKLDYEFTYHPKDPFMKPEEVKHLDLRPGLILEGEFEEDNHGNKHVHSVDVINGRPVEAWTKSSRFERQTPIMPVDWIKLGYNPDDYEMRVMDLISPIGKGQRSLIVAPPRTGKTVLLKQIAKSLTEHYPDINVSVLLVDERPEEVTDFIRSTSAEVFASSNDKNTESHIRITEMALGYVKRKAEMGDDAVLLIDSLTRLGRAYNAVQSNSGRTLSGGLDIRALEIPKKIFGSARKIEGGGSLTIIATCLVETNSKMDDLIFEEFKGTGNMELVLDRELANDRIYPAINIQASGTRNEHKFITDSLEERNMVRRYLLKKSPKESMLGLLKVLKNTESNQELLNQIAALV from the coding sequence ATGGCACGAAACAGAAAGAATTACAAGAAAGGCGGCCGTAATAAAGGTCGGAATAACAAGAATAAGCGTAGTAATAAAGGCGGTAACGTATTTATTCCAAAGTATAACTGGAACAGCAATCAGGGTATTGCAGGCCGTTACGCTGGGGTACTGGAGATCAATTCCAAAGGCTGGGGCTTTATTCGTAAACTGGATTACGAGTTTACTTATCACCCAAAAGATCCGTTTATGAAGCCGGAAGAGGTCAAGCATCTTGATCTTCGCCCCGGGCTAATCCTGGAAGGGGAGTTTGAAGAAGATAATCACGGAAATAAGCATGTTCATTCAGTAGATGTGATTAACGGTCGGCCCGTAGAAGCCTGGACCAAAAGCAGTCGCTTTGAAAGACAAACTCCGATTATGCCAGTTGACTGGATAAAACTGGGATATAATCCTGATGATTATGAAATGAGGGTAATGGATCTGATCTCACCAATCGGTAAAGGTCAGCGTTCACTAATTGTAGCTCCTCCCAGGACCGGAAAAACCGTACTTCTGAAACAGATCGCAAAAAGCCTGACGGAACACTATCCGGATATTAATGTAAGCGTTCTTCTTGTAGATGAGCGCCCGGAAGAAGTAACCGATTTTATTCGTTCAACCTCAGCGGAAGTATTTGCATCGTCAAATGATAAGAATACTGAGAGTCATATCAGGATCACTGAAATGGCGCTGGGATACGTCAAAAGAAAGGCTGAGATGGGTGACGATGCCGTTCTGCTTATTGATTCGCTTACACGACTTGGAAGAGCTTATAACGCGGTTCAGTCGAACAGCGGCAGAACATTATCCGGTGGGCTGGATATCCGGGCTCTGGAGATCCCGAAAAAGATATTCGGTTCTGCACGGAAGATAGAAGGTGGTGGCTCACTGACCATCATTGCGACGTGTCTGGTCGAAACTAATTCTAAAATGGATGACCTTATTTTTGAAGAGTTCAAAGGTACCGGTAACATGGAACTGGTTCTGGATCGTGAACTGGCCAACGACCGCATCTATCCGGCAATTAATATTCAGGCTTCAGGCACACGGAACGAACATAAATTCATCACAGACTCGCTGGAAGAACGTAATATGGTTAGGAGATATCTTCTTAAGAAATCTCCAAAAGAATCCATGCTTGGGCTGCTTAAAGTATTGAAGAATACAGAAAGCAATCAGGAGCTGCTGAACCAGATCGCAGCTCTGGTCTGA
- a CDS encoding rhodanese-like domain-containing protein has protein sequence MIKEITVEELKDKRENNEDFLLLDVREEFEFMVSNLDGELIPLGQLQNRIKEIEKYKDQEVVIMCRSGGRSSRAVQLLQNQGFDTVYNLKGGMKAWAKQIEPGTPVA, from the coding sequence ATGATCAAAGAGATAACCGTAGAAGAGTTAAAAGACAAAAGAGAAAATAATGAGGATTTTCTCTTATTAGATGTACGTGAAGAATTCGAATTCATGGTCTCTAACCTGGATGGAGAACTGATCCCCCTTGGTCAGCTTCAGAACAGAATAAAAGAGATCGAAAAATACAAAGATCAGGAAGTAGTGATCATGTGCCGCAGCGGCGGAAGAAGCTCCAGAGCCGTTCAGTTACTACAAAACCAGGGCTTTGATACCGTCTATAATTTAAAAGGCGGTATGAAAGCATGGGCAAAACAGATTGAACCCGGTACCCCGGTAGCCTGA
- the lptB gene encoding LPS export ABC transporter ATP-binding protein, with translation MPEEETSNILNLHSEKLVKRYRKRTVVDEVSINVKQGEVVGLLGPNGAGKTTTFYMMVGLVRPNAGKIYLNERELTTKPMYKRARLGIGYLAQEASVFRNLTVRENLESVLQFFSVPKKEIKQRVDKLIEEFGLHRVVNSKGYSLSGGERRRTEIARALVTEPKFILLDEPFAGVDPIAVEDIQKIVSDLRYQNIGILITDHNVHETLAITDRAYLMFEGKILMEGSADVLAEDEKAKRLYLGKQFKLDRYQ, from the coding sequence ATGCCTGAAGAGGAAACCTCAAATATCCTAAATCTTCACAGCGAAAAACTTGTGAAAAGATACCGCAAAAGGACGGTAGTGGATGAGGTTTCCATAAATGTTAAACAGGGTGAAGTAGTCGGCCTTCTGGGGCCGAATGGAGCAGGCAAAACCACTACTTTCTATATGATGGTTGGACTGGTCCGCCCTAATGCAGGTAAGATCTATTTAAACGAAAGAGAACTTACCACCAAACCAATGTATAAAAGAGCCCGCTTAGGAATCGGGTACCTTGCACAGGAAGCTTCCGTTTTCAGAAACCTAACTGTCCGTGAGAACCTGGAATCTGTGTTACAGTTCTTTTCTGTTCCAAAAAAGGAGATCAAACAGCGGGTTGACAAACTCATCGAAGAATTTGGGCTTCACCGGGTGGTCAACAGTAAAGGTTACAGTCTGTCCGGCGGGGAGCGCCGAAGAACTGAAATTGCCCGGGCACTGGTCACTGAACCTAAATTTATTCTGTTGGATGAACCTTTTGCCGGGGTAGACCCTATAGCCGTAGAAGATATACAGAAGATCGTATCTGACCTTCGTTATCAGAATATTGGAATATTAATCACGGATCATAACGTACATGAAACTCTCGCGATCACAGACCGTGCATACCTGATGTTTGAAGGCAAGATCCTGATGGAAGGCTCAGCCGATGTATTAGCTGAGGATGAAAAGGCCAAACGATTATACCTGGGAAAACAGTTTAAGCTAGACAGATATCAATAA
- the purQ gene encoding phosphoribosylformylglycinamidine synthase subunit PurQ, translated as MATFGVIVFPGSNCDHDAYHAMKHVMNADVKFLWHKETDLSGIDFLIVPGGFSYGDYLRSGAIARFSPIMQEVVKFADKGGPVMGICNGFQILLEAGLIPGAMMHNQDLRFICKTVNIRVESTDSMFTRHLDKRQIMNIPVSHGEGNYFIDNDGLKSLQDNDQILFRYCNDEGELTDEANFNGSIDHIAGICNNNRNVLGMMPHPERAMEKILGMTDGKFLFESILNSLSVA; from the coding sequence TTGGCAACTTTTGGAGTAATCGTATTTCCCGGATCAAATTGCGATCATGATGCCTATCACGCAATGAAACACGTAATGAATGCAGATGTGAAATTTCTGTGGCACAAAGAGACCGATCTGAGCGGCATCGATTTTCTTATTGTACCCGGTGGTTTTTCCTATGGTGATTATTTGCGGTCAGGAGCGATCGCTCGCTTCTCACCCATCATGCAGGAAGTCGTTAAGTTTGCTGATAAAGGCGGTCCGGTAATGGGAATATGTAACGGTTTTCAGATCCTCCTGGAGGCAGGTCTGATCCCGGGTGCAATGATGCACAATCAGGATCTTCGGTTTATCTGTAAGACAGTAAATATCCGTGTGGAATCTACTGATAGTATGTTTACCCGACATCTTGACAAGAGACAGATCATGAACATTCCGGTCTCACACGGCGAAGGTAATTACTTTATAGACAATGACGGACTTAAGTCACTACAAGATAATGACCAAATCCTGTTTCGCTATTGTAATGATGAAGGGGAACTGACTGATGAAGCCAATTTTAACGGGTCCATAGATCATATTGCAGGTATCTGTAATAACAACCGTAATGTATTGGGGATGATGCCTCATCCTGAAAGAGCAATGGAAAAGATACTTGGCATGACCGATGGTAAGTTTCTTTTCGAATCAATCCTGAATTCTCTGTCAGTAGCCTGA
- a CDS encoding ATP-dependent Clp protease adaptor ClpS, whose translation MAPLSIHIDPLFSEDPGVEELAETKEETADSVQSPWRLILYDDDIHTFEEVISQLMKATGCSLAKAEELTVKVHNEGKATVYEGDFEECLRIDGVLKEIQLVTEIKG comes from the coding sequence ATGGCACCGCTTTCCATACATATCGATCCGCTTTTTTCTGAGGATCCGGGTGTGGAAGAACTGGCCGAAACCAAAGAAGAAACAGCAGATTCCGTGCAGTCTCCCTGGAGACTGATCCTTTATGATGATGACATTCATACATTCGAGGAAGTGATCAGCCAGCTTATGAAAGCGACCGGCTGCAGCCTGGCAAAAGCTGAAGAACTCACGGTAAAAGTTCATAACGAGGGCAAAGCCACCGTTTATGAAGGAGACTTTGAAGAATGTCTCCGGATCGACGGGGTCCTCAAAGAAATTCAACTCGTCACCGAAATCAAAGGATAA
- the purS gene encoding phosphoribosylformylglycinamidine synthase subunit PurS — protein MYKAKVYVTLRPSILDPKGKATHHALQNLGLNDIKQVRIGKYIEVDVDAKDETEARSIVETACTKLLANEVMEDFEIELEQ, from the coding sequence ATGTATAAAGCGAAAGTATACGTAACTCTTCGACCATCTATTCTTGATCCAAAAGGAAAAGCAACCCACCATGCTTTGCAAAACCTTGGACTTAACGACATCAAACAGGTTAGGATCGGTAAATACATCGAAGTTGATGTAGATGCAAAAGATGAAACAGAAGCCAGAAGCATCGTTGAAACAGCATGCACCAAATTGCTGGCGAACGAAGTAATGGAAGATTTTGAAATAGAACTCGAACAATAA
- the miaA gene encoding tRNA (adenosine(37)-N6)-dimethylallyltransferase MiaA translates to MRIILLGPTASGKTELSLLLAETLNTSIISADSRQCYKYMNIGTAKPTPSELSRVQHFNIDLLELDQDDSAIEFQNRAAAWEQNILRNNAFVIYAGGSTLHLQSLIQPFDIVPDSDENNIAAMEEEIKNTGLESLYNRLKLVDPDYISKMDGMNRQRIIRALDVYMQTGKPFSSFHSNEDISPDDQTLVYGIQHMREVLYDRINDRVDHMIENGLVQEVEAILDMGYSPDLQSLNTVGYSEIIKFLQGEWSLEMASEKIKTHTRRYAKRQITWFKRWNFINWLDANGKKSSELQEILLSDLAAKAKKG, encoded by the coding sequence TTGCGAATCATCCTATTAGGCCCGACCGCATCCGGTAAAACAGAGCTTTCTTTGCTCCTGGCTGAGACCCTTAATACTTCTATCATATCGGCCGATTCACGTCAATGTTATAAGTATATGAATATAGGAACGGCAAAACCCACGCCTTCCGAGTTGAGCAGAGTTCAGCACTTTAACATCGATCTTCTGGAACTGGATCAAGACGACAGTGCTATAGAATTTCAAAATCGGGCAGCAGCATGGGAGCAAAATATTCTCAGGAATAATGCATTTGTGATCTACGCAGGAGGCAGCACACTTCATCTTCAGAGTCTGATCCAGCCATTTGATATAGTACCCGATTCAGATGAAAATAATATTGCCGCCATGGAAGAAGAGATCAAAAATACTGGTCTGGAATCTCTGTACAACCGACTAAAGCTAGTGGATCCAGATTATATTAGCAAAATGGATGGCATGAACCGACAGCGTATCATTCGTGCACTTGATGTTTATATGCAGACTGGTAAACCTTTTTCGTCCTTTCATTCCAATGAGGATATTTCTCCGGACGATCAGACTCTGGTCTATGGCATACAACATATGCGTGAAGTACTGTATGACCGCATCAATGACCGAGTTGATCATATGATCGAAAACGGATTAGTGCAGGAAGTAGAAGCTATTCTGGATATGGGTTATAGCCCGGACCTTCAGTCACTCAATACTGTTGGATACAGTGAGATCATAAAATTCCTGCAGGGTGAATGGTCGCTGGAAATGGCCTCAGAAAAGATAAAGACTCATACCCGGCGATATGCAAAACGACAGATAACATGGTTCAAGCGCTGGAACTTTATCAATTGGCTCGACGCCAATGGTAAAAAGTCATCAGAACTACAGGAAATCCTGCTTTCAGACTTAGCAGCTAAGGCGAAGAAAGGTTAA
- a CDS encoding PorV/PorQ family protein codes for MRFILAALLLSLTIFTEIQAQSAQAKYGNDFLSTGGGARALGMGSAHASVANDVTAAYWNVAGLAAIESPQAIYMHSERFSGIVGYDYGAFAYPLNDRNSVISLSFFRQGVDNIANTLNAWDRDRNLPRENAEAYITRFSAADMALFLSYATQKTDKLSLGLSAKVIHQRLGPFAQAWGYSLDLGVLYRTSVADIGISIRDLTTMQKMWNVNESEFGDYEAQFDSLGATLPTGQNEYVLPSLKIGASRSFDLNDFEVIAATDVDLLFENRQAYYINLGRMSVEPHVGAEVTYRDIISFRTGLTDFITDPVSGFTVSPTLGLGLHLSRFKLDYGFASFAGTSSDLGFTHRISLRFDI; via the coding sequence ATGAGGTTCATCCTAGCAGCGCTGCTTCTGTCCCTGACCATTTTCACTGAGATTCAAGCCCAGTCGGCACAGGCAAAATATGGAAATGACTTTCTAAGTACGGGTGGTGGTGCACGCGCCCTTGGTATGGGTTCTGCTCATGCCTCCGTAGCTAATGATGTTACAGCCGCATACTGGAACGTGGCCGGACTGGCCGCAATTGAATCTCCGCAGGCGATCTATATGCATTCCGAAAGATTCAGCGGTATCGTTGGATATGATTATGGTGCTTTTGCCTATCCCTTGAACGACCGGAATAGTGTCATTTCACTTAGTTTCTTCCGGCAAGGAGTGGATAACATTGCCAACACCCTGAACGCCTGGGACCGTGACCGAAACCTTCCCCGGGAAAATGCTGAAGCTTATATCACCCGGTTTAGTGCCGCGGATATGGCTCTATTTCTATCCTACGCCACACAGAAAACCGACAAACTTTCTCTGGGACTTTCTGCAAAAGTGATCCACCAGCGTCTTGGTCCATTTGCGCAAGCCTGGGGTTACAGTCTCGACCTGGGGGTTCTCTATCGTACTTCTGTAGCAGATATTGGAATCAGTATCCGCGACCTCACCACCATGCAGAAAATGTGGAATGTGAATGAATCCGAATTCGGTGATTATGAAGCACAATTTGACAGTCTCGGAGCTACGCTTCCCACCGGTCAGAATGAATACGTGTTACCTTCCCTCAAGATCGGTGCTTCACGCAGCTTCGATCTTAATGACTTTGAAGTGATAGCTGCTACGGATGTGGACCTGCTTTTTGAGAATCGCCAGGCTTACTACATTAATTTGGGTCGCATGTCAGTAGAACCACATGTTGGAGCTGAAGTGACCTACAGAGACATCATAAGTTTCAGAACCGGCCTTACAGATTTTATTACCGATCCGGTCTCAGGATTTACTGTTTCCCCAACTTTGGGACTTGGGTTGCATTTATCCCGGTTCAAACTTGATTACGGCTTCGCCAGCTTTGCCGGCACCTCCAGTGACCTGGGCTTCACCCACCGTATTTCACTGAGATTCGATATCTGA
- the dnaN gene encoding DNA polymerase III subunit beta: protein MKFSVSSNELNKGLSAVIGAVPSKATLPILETILFESEDGRLKLTATDLEISIIEYLQADIEVEGAVAIPARRLLETLRQLPNIPVFFDVDDRKNINFRTDKGSYKLVGDDADEFPEVPSLEDGTTISTTADLIHKAVDKTLFAVSNDDLRPAMMGVYFQIGTEDSKFVATDGHRLVKYTNREITADKEVDFIVPDKALSLIQKTILSDDCDLTVTNDHARFKSGNTIVITRLINEQYPNYDSVIPRDNDKYLTISKEQMLSTVRRVAIFSSTTTRQIRLQLDKDKLTIRAEDLDMSSEAKETIDCEYSNDGMEIGFNAKYLGDVLNNIDEEEVTFEFSTPNRAGIVKPSSEDDQEEILMLVMPVMLNSYA from the coding sequence ATGAAATTTTCTGTATCGAGTAACGAACTGAATAAAGGGCTGTCGGCAGTGATCGGGGCCGTCCCATCAAAAGCCACTTTACCAATTCTTGAAACGATATTATTTGAAAGTGAAGACGGACGCCTGAAACTGACGGCTACCGATCTTGAGATCTCGATCATTGAATATCTTCAGGCTGACATTGAAGTGGAGGGAGCGGTTGCAATCCCTGCCCGAAGATTACTTGAAACTCTTCGTCAGCTTCCTAATATCCCGGTCTTTTTCGATGTGGATGATCGTAAGAACATAAATTTCCGTACCGATAAAGGGTCCTACAAGCTGGTGGGGGATGATGCTGATGAATTTCCGGAAGTACCAAGTCTCGAAGACGGCACGACCATATCAACCACTGCTGACCTGATCCACAAGGCCGTTGATAAGACTTTGTTTGCCGTCTCTAATGACGATCTGAGGCCTGCGATGATGGGGGTATACTTCCAGATCGGAACCGAAGATTCTAAATTTGTGGCTACGGACGGTCACCGCCTGGTTAAATATACCAACCGCGAGATCACCGCAGACAAAGAGGTAGACTTTATTGTACCTGATAAAGCACTAAGTCTTATACAGAAGACCATTTTAAGTGATGACTGTGATCTTACCGTGACAAACGACCACGCAAGATTTAAAAGCGGGAACACCATTGTGATCACAAGATTGATCAACGAGCAGTATCCGAACTATGATTCTGTCATTCCCCGAGACAATGATAAGTATCTTACCATCAGTAAAGAACAGATGTTGTCTACTGTTCGCAGGGTAGCCATCTTTTCCAGTACTACTACGCGTCAGATCCGTTTACAGCTGGATAAAGATAAGCTGACGATCCGTGCAGAAGATCTGGATATGAGCAGTGAAGCTAAAGAAACCATTGATTGTGAGTACTCCAATGACGGGATGGAAATCGGCTTTAATGCGAAATATCTGGGCGATGTTCTGAATAATATCGATGAAGAAGAAGTTACATTCGAATTTTCTACTCCGAACAGAGCCGGTATTGTTAAACCTTCAAGTGAGGACGATCAGGAAGAGATCCTTATGCTGGTGATGCCGGTGATGCTCAACAGCTATGCCTGA